In the Festucalex cinctus isolate MCC-2025b chromosome 10, RoL_Fcin_1.0, whole genome shotgun sequence genome, one interval contains:
- the lrrc41 gene encoding uncharacterized protein lrrc41 yields MFEVLRKITTLRDVCLKKVHYYFSIEDLGTPAILNLPADLLKDLLPYLDPVQLDHLQPDLEVKGISTFSAWMKMYQNSVIGRDDKKRTFETSQEAKVEVMRRLFAQCVCENSDGLGQWFYMSRSEFHATAVKYVNRLELSSDTMPDVDLRALLSSLERTVESLTFAWPDDDASREMAGLLSFLAHRFLDHGVVKHVELRSPFSNFLPWLFTERGHLYKPALVEDNLDNLVHAFTGYSESSDRYCDENGPSVKRCRVASELFYGHRCADSYPGCVRPCPDLKIQTLVVNECTLDQVEYVINILPTFDSLTTLTLSTPYICALPISIIEDMAAALASLSSRPRRSLRRLSIHRLYRGDLLCHLLEAYRELKELHVGVTTHVTHESSNKRKELGGEVQLERLSVSVDMLTQDAGFLLSTLRACPRLLSLRLSGMRLTARQSQKELLKTLAQSNVRLTSLILQDLNLSDCLEEIVKLLSVCKLEELHLADCRLLELAADKAASLRQLTDALKTQPSLRKLNLSHNRLAKHVHVLAQLFSGPAAGSLEYLHIGANFIQPADLLLFADALISHPPPRRLTLDLTTNPGDRDAGTWKAALAKLRPFCHLLTNAWNSRNVMADYVSVM; encoded by the exons ATGTTCGAAGTACTTAGAAAAATTACGACTTTAAGGGACGTGTGCTtaaaaaaagtccattattaTTTCAGTATTGAAGATTTGGGCACACCGGCAATTCTCA ATCTGCCAGCAGACCTGTTGAAAGATCTCCTTCCTTACTTGGACCCAGTTCAGCTGGATCATCTTCAGCCAGACCTTGAGGTCAAAGGAATATCCACCTTCTCGGCATGGATGAAGATGTACCAAAACTCGGTGATTGGCAGGGACGACAAG aaaaggacgtttgaaacgTCACAAGAGGCGAAAGTGGAAGTGATGCGACGGCTGTTTGCCCAGTGTGTCTGCGAGAATTCCGACGGCTTGGGCCAATGGTTTTACATGAGCAGGAGCGAATTCCACGCGACGGCGGTCAAATACGTCAACCGCCTGGAGCTCAGCTCTGACACGATGCCCGACGTGGACTTGCGTGCGCTTCTCTCCAGTCTGGAAAGGACGGTGGAGTCGCTGACGTTTGCGTGGCCGGACGACGACGCGTCCCGGGAGATGGCCGGACTGCTGTCCTTCTTGGCCCATCGCTTTTTGGATCACGGCGTGGTGAAACACGTGGAACTCCGCTCGCCTTTCAGCAACTTCTTGCCCTGGCTGTTCACGGAACGCGGCCATCTGTATAAACCTGCCCTGGTGGAGGACAACCTTGACAATTTGGTTCACGCTTTTACTGGCTATAGTGAAAGTTCGGACCGATATTGTGATGAAAACGGTCCAAGCGTCAAACGCTGCCGGGTGGCCAGTGAACTGTTTTATGGGCATCGTTGTGCAGACTCGTATCCCGGCTGCGTGAGGCCGTGTCCAGATTTAAAGATCCAAACGCTGGTCGTGAATGAATGTACTTTGGATCAGGTGGAATATGTCATCAACATCCTGCCCACGTTTGACAGCCTGACCACTCTGACGCTGTCAACACCCT ACATATGTGCGCTTCCCATCAGCATCATCGAAGACATGGCGGCAGCGCTGGCGTCTTTATCTTCACGTCCGCGCCGCTCCCTCCGTCGTCTGTCCATCCACAGGCTGTACCGCGGGGACCTgctgtgccacctgctggaagCTTACCGGGAGCTGAAGGAGCTGCACGTGGGGGTCACCACGCATGTCACTCACGAGTCCAGCAACAAGCGAAAAGAACTCGGAG GTGAAGTTCAGCTGGAGCGTCTGTCAGTCAGTGTGGACATGTTGACGCAGGACGCCGGCTTCCTCTTGTCCACGTTGCGAGCGTGCCCCCGTCTGCTCTCGCTGCGCCTCTCGGGCATGCGCTTGACCGCCCGCCAATCCCAGAAGGAACTCCTCAAAACACTCGCAC AGTCGAACGTCCGCCTGACGAGTCTCATCTTGCAAGACCTCAACTTGTCCGATTGTTTGGAGGAGATCGTGAAGCTGCTGAGCGTCTGCAAGCTGGAAG AGCTCCACCTTGCCGACTGTCGCCTTCTGGAGCTTGCCGCCGACAAGGCTGCGAGTCTGCGTCAGCTGACGGACGCCCTGAAGACGCAGCCGTCCCTGCGCAAGCTCAACTTGTCTCACAATCGGCTGG CCAAACACGTGCACGTGCTGGCTCAGCTTTTCTCCGGACCTGCGGCCGGCTCGCTGGAGTATCTCCATATCGG gGCCAACTTCATCCAACCAGCAGACCTGCTGCTGTTTGCCGATGCCTTGATCTCGCATCCTCCCCCGCGCCGACTCACCCTGGACCTCACGACCAACCCGGGAGATCGCGACGCCGGCACGTGGAAGGCGGCGCTGGCCAAGCTCCGCCCCTTCTGTCATCTCCTGACCAACGCGTGGAACTCGAGGAACGTCATGGCCGATTACGTCAGCGTCATGTGA